In Alnus glutinosa chromosome 7, dhAlnGlut1.1, whole genome shotgun sequence, the sequence TAACTGTAACTAGATATATAATTAGATACTTCGATTGTGGTTACcggttaaattttttaaaaaaatcggttAATAATCAAGTAACTAATaaccaatttatatatatatattgagaagcATCAAAATAGGTGCAAGGAAGAATATTGCACGATCTAATCCACCTGTGAGGTTGATATTCAAGATAAGGCAAATAGTGAAAGCACATCACAATAGGTAGCTACATTACGTACCAACAGCCGGAGCTGCATGTTGGTAATGAATCTAATCGGTGGAGGAAAACTGACAGAGTTGCTTTGACCAGATTGATTGGTTGGGAAATCTGTCTTCCATATCTTTCCTCTCATCTGACGGCCGGTATTGTCATGTTGATTCTCATTTTTGTATCAGTGGCTTGCACTCCCGTTTTTGGAGGTATAAAATCTAATAACTATTTAGTATTGggcattgaatattgaatggttggatattgttttttttttttttttaaaaaaaaaaataataataaaaatcaaataatgtAAGAGAATTGGTTACCGATTAATAATCAGTTTTTGATAACCGAATAACCGACAATTGGTAATAATCTTTACTGGTTGTGGTTGCGCACAACCACAATAGATTGTGTACCTCTATTTGTTAGGGCAAAGTGTTCATGTGAGAAGGAAGAGTCATCCCCTctatcatttttgttttattattattattatgcattttcattattttttttttaatttttttatgagctGAGGTAGAATTTTGCATACGTGAAAAGTTATGTTGGGTTTTTAAACGATAGATGGACAGACAtatcaaattaataaatttgtaaaatagaAGTGTTAATTTTGTCACTTTTAAAAACTCTTaagtacttttttgaaaaaaccacACGTaccaaattatatatttaatcttaaaagaaaagaaaagagaaaaaaaaaaaaaaaaaaaaccataaaagcatgtgatttagaGACTTACTGACGTCTATATTTTGTGAATCACTTTCTTCTCCCCCCTTATTTTCTTGTCATggtacatattttaattatgattattgttctttttaaaagttaaatctCTTATCTTAGAACAGTTTCCGGTTGAATGAACACGTGGGTTTGGTTAGAGGAATATatgtaaaagagaaagagaattaGTGGCAAGAGCTTGTTGGGGATGCGCGGGCAAGAGATAACTCTGatgtttaaattaattatttgctcGGGAAGAATTGGGCTAGGCGATTGGGCTCAGTTCCAGGCTTATCTTATATTCTGGGCCTGTGGTCACAAATGAGAGTTTGTCTCAATGGGCTGGACTATCCTGTTGGCCCAATTTCCAACATCTTCACACAACTCAAACTTGTCTTCGTTGAATATTCTTATGGCATGCTTTGTTTGAGAAGCCCTAGAGTTTAACTGAAATTAGGTGTGATGGCAAGATTGGTTATAATGCATCGAAATGAGGTTCATGAATTACATCAGAAAGTGGCTATTAAGAGAGCACACAACTTAGAGCATTTATAGTGAAGGTgtcaaaatttcagcaaattttgattttcaattttgattgaaaatatcacttttgttattttagctatttagtttttaaaatgtCTAAATAccaaactctttaaatattctctattttaaaataaatactattttttattaacttttcaaCTAACTAACATTTCATTGTTCTAGAATCCTCTCTTCTCCACCAAACCCAACCTTTTTCTAGAATCCTTTGTTTTCCGCCAGACCCAACCCTCTTCGATGACGGTTGGCTTCTTCTGGGCCTCATTTGCTTCTAGATCTGCCGGAACCCTAATCCCTAGCGATGCGCCTCATATTGCCGCAACGAGAAAACCCGGCCTCGCTGTTGCGCCTATCTCCGGACCCAACCCGTTCTCCGGCCGGCTTCTCCTCTGTCGACCGGCTTTTTTCTCCTCTATGGCTCTGCTTCTAGATCCTCTAGCGCCAAACACAAAAGGGGAACAGTGAAGAGGATAGGAAAGAGATGAAAGAAGTTGGAATCCacgaaaatgaaataaaaaacaaaaaaataataagagacgaGGCTCTCTTTACTCGATTGAAAAGACAATGGTGTTTGACACTTGACTGATTTATTGTAACAATAGAAAGTTTGCTGCAAAGGTGTTTTTTAGATTTCTCATATGATTTTGATGATATCAACTCTTTGGCAACCTCACTACAAATGCTTTTAGCCAATGTACCATCAAATTCCACGAAAGGGGTTAATGGGTTGGAAGGGGGGAGGGTAGGCAAAAGGAGTTTAATCCTGAACCCAGTTGTTCTCCCTCTTTAAATTCTCAACAACTTTCCTTAGAAAATTAATTGTACCATCTTACTCATGTCTAACAATATTACCAAACTTATGCACATTGAGATTGTTAAGCCATAAGCGGGTACTATGGATCACGGCCTGGGAAGTGAAATGGAGAGATTCATTTTAAGGTTCAGATTAAATTTTGTCGTTTATATTGTACGTGACAAAATATTCCTGatgtgacattatatatattaataaataaaataaaaatattcataaaatGCTCAAAATTCCATGTACAAAGCGGGGGAAATCATCTCCcaatctctctttcttattctttcttAACAATTATTAATTTCCGTCCAATCAAATGGCTCACCAGTTCTATGATTACACCTCATACAAAGCGGGTGGATCATAGATCGGACGGTAACTAATCCCTATGACCACTATAATAGCATGGCCCAAGGACTACATAATAATCTAAAACTACAGATCCGTCGTCCATTGAAAAAATCTATAGCTACAAGCTCGTGGGACCTACAGTCCCAAACCAAATCTCTGACCCGCCAAATCGCACCGTACTTGAGCCAAACCAATCCTAGATTTTTGGAGATCAAACTCCATCCACACGTCTTGCTGGTGATGATGGCCAATCACGAACGCCTCCACGCCCAGCAGATCAGAGTTCCCAAATGTGAAGCAGTACAGCGAATCGTTTCCTCTAACTTCACCCGGTGCCCGGTACAAGATCGAATCGCCCGATACCGTCATTTCGGCCCCCCGAAACACCAAAGTCACCGTTGGTAATCGTGGCAGTCTCGGTTGACTCAGTGGGACCAGGTAGCACAAGTCCATAGCTCCTTGGAACACGAAATTCGGATCATCCAAAACCCTCAAAACCCCAGAGGTCCGGTTCAAGAACTCGCTCCTCAACGCGGTGTAAATCGGACCCAGCAAGAACGTGAACTGGGTCCCCGAGTCCACCATGGTCTGACCCGCCCCGGTGTGGTCCGGTACAAACACTGATTTCGGTAGCGGGAGCAACTTATCCGATACTTTAATCCCATCGAGCTGAACCGTGTAAGCGACCCGGTCAAAGTAAGGCAACGGCGTGGAGATTTGGATCAGCGGCGTGTAATTCAACGGTGCCAGCCACGAAAAGTTGGCGTCGCCGAGTAACAACAGGCCCGAGAAATCGGAAGCCGAAATGCAATACGAAAATTTCGGAAATTGCATTTGAGAAACGAAAGAGAGGGACCCACGGTTCATACCCATTAACCCGGTGTTCATGGAGTCTTCATCAGAGTTGGAGCTGAAACTCGAAACCATGCACCCGAAAACCATATCCGGGATCTCGGAGCTTCCGATACAGAACGTATCGGACGCGAGGTTTCCTTCGGAGGAGGACGCGTCAGCGTAGCTGAGCGTGGCGTGGCAGAGCTGACTGGAGTCACACGAAGCGGGTATCGTGAAGTCCCGGGTCCG encodes:
- the LOC133874046 gene encoding aspartic proteinase PCS1, which codes for MKTYIHCKSYPNPFLNSLSLLVFYTAFCAIGIELSSSQAPTLVLPLKTQAVPSGSVPRPPNKLPFHHNVSLTVSLTVGTPPQNVTMVIDTGSELSWLHCNKTRDFPTTFDPTRSSSYSPIPCSSPTCTNRTRDFTIPASCDSSQLCHATLSYADASSSEGNLASDTFCIGSSEIPDMVFGCMVSSFSSNSDEDSMNTGLMGMNRGSLSFVSQMQFPKFSYCISASDFSGLLLLGDANFSWLAPLNYTPLIQISTPLPYFDRVAYTVQLDGIKVSDKLLPLPKSVFVPDHTGAGQTMVDSGTQFTFLLGPIYTALRSEFLNRTSGVLRVLDDPNFVFQGAMDLCYLVPLSQPRLPRLPTVTLVFRGAEMTVSGDSILYRAPGEVRGNDSLYCFTFGNSDLLGVEAFVIGHHHQQDVWMEFDLQKSRIGLAQVRCDLAGQRFGLGL